One part of the Ochrobactrum quorumnocens genome encodes these proteins:
- the efeO gene encoding iron uptake system protein EfeO encodes MTKPQSPKPAAPFSRNLVRAVLVLAILLVLAAGAAFYYASRVSDKSRHADGDGKVQIVVNAKSCDPNELTVPAGRTVFEIVNKSDRSVEWEILDGVMVLEERENIAPGFKQMLSAKLSPGEYQITCGLLSNPRGKLIVTPSASSEAEKGKMPLTAFLGALAEYQIYLATEVAEFQKAVATLSDAVSSGNIEAAQTAYAPAREAYARIAPVSEAFSDLDTAINARADFFERREQDPAFGGLHRIEYGLFEQKSLDGLQPVATKLVQDAAGLKDRIRALRISPDRMLAGTSSALNRFASTAADAGDDRYAHTDLQVFAGLVEGSAKTADVLRPIIVKVDSKAFEGIDAQVSAVKALLSAQNGKAYNTLSTDEKAKIKDGATALADQFSKLRDQLGVD; translated from the coding sequence ATGACCAAGCCGCAAAGCCCAAAACCTGCTGCACCATTCTCCCGCAACCTCGTGCGAGCGGTTCTGGTGCTGGCCATTCTGCTGGTGCTGGCGGCAGGTGCTGCTTTCTATTACGCCTCGCGCGTTTCAGATAAATCGCGCCATGCAGATGGTGATGGCAAAGTACAGATCGTGGTCAACGCGAAAAGCTGCGATCCAAATGAACTGACGGTTCCGGCTGGGCGCACGGTTTTTGAAATCGTCAACAAGTCCGACCGCTCGGTTGAATGGGAAATTCTCGACGGCGTGATGGTTCTAGAAGAGCGCGAGAATATCGCACCGGGCTTCAAGCAGATGCTTTCCGCCAAGCTTTCGCCAGGCGAATACCAGATTACTTGCGGCCTTCTTTCCAATCCGCGCGGAAAGCTGATTGTGACACCATCGGCAAGCAGCGAAGCAGAAAAGGGTAAGATGCCGCTGACCGCTTTCCTTGGTGCGTTGGCTGAATATCAGATTTATCTGGCTACCGAAGTCGCTGAGTTCCAGAAGGCTGTTGCCACGCTTTCGGATGCCGTTTCAAGCGGCAATATCGAAGCCGCACAGACTGCTTATGCACCGGCGCGCGAAGCCTATGCCCGTATTGCTCCCGTTTCAGAAGCTTTCTCTGATCTTGATACGGCAATCAATGCACGCGCCGATTTCTTTGAAAGGCGTGAGCAGGACCCAGCATTCGGTGGTCTTCATCGCATTGAGTACGGGCTTTTTGAGCAGAAGTCGCTGGATGGCCTTCAGCCTGTAGCAACGAAGCTCGTGCAGGATGCCGCTGGTCTGAAAGACCGCATCCGTGCGTTGCGTATTTCGCCTGACCGGATGCTGGCAGGCACATCGTCAGCGCTCAACCGCTTTGCGTCTACCGCTGCTGACGCAGGCGATGATCGCTATGCACACACAGATTTGCAGGTATTTGCAGGCCTTGTTGAAGGCTCCGCAAAGACGGCGGACGTATTGCGTCCGATCATCGTCAAAGTCGATTCTAAGGCATTTGAAGGGATTGATGCTCAGGTGTCTGCCGTGAAGGCGCTGCTAAGTGCTCAGAATGGCAAGGCATACAACACGCTTTCTACAGACGAGAAGGCGAAGATCAAGGACGGCGCGACTGCTCTCGCCGACCAGTTTTCAAAACTCCGCGATCAACTTGGAGTGGATTAA